The following nucleotide sequence is from Hippopotamus amphibius kiboko isolate mHipAmp2 chromosome 11, mHipAmp2.hap2, whole genome shotgun sequence.
ccacccccaccacgacCCAACACAGAAAGTAGGAGGGAACAACGGCTCTCAAGAGGTTAAGACGGACGGCTGCTCGCCCTGGGCCCCACCCAGGCCTCACACTGCCCGCTGGCCACACACACCTTGGTCAAGGCTGATTTCTGCAGCTGCTTGTAAAAGCTGAGGAGGCGGTTCCAGGGAGCTGCCCCCACTTTGGAGGAGGCCAGCCTGAGGTCTCCTGTGGAGGGGCAGTAGTCACTGACAGGGCACAGCCGTGAGAGGCAGGCCAGACCCAGGTGGACACGGCCATCAAGAGGCCGAGCTGAGGGCCAGGTTTCCTTGTGTTCTTTAGCaaacacctgctatgtgccaggcacagttctggGCACTTCACAAAaaagtctcatttaatccttgctaCTGCCCTCTGAGATAGGTACTactatattcccattttacagatgaggaaactgagacacagaaaggttgAGTGACTTGCCACCATTACACAGCTTGGCctagtggagctgggattcaaacgcAGACAGCCTACCTCCAGCATCCTCTCAGACTGCCCTGCATCCTTCCCGGCCCTATACCCCTAGCATGTCCCCCACGCCTCTGGCCGCCACACTCACCATCAAGCAgacactcctcctcctcctccctggtgAAGGCCTCGGGGCTGACCTCCAGTGGCCCCATGGCCCTTTGCGTGCATCCTTGCTCCACCACCAAGGCTTGGGCAAAGTGGCCCCTGATCCCAAAGCATAGTCAGATGGGGGTGGCAGGTGGGGCCCAGAGATGTAGTGAAGACTCTCTGAACCCCCCAAGTCTCTCCCAGAGGCGCTGctcagcctcctccagcctcctgctCCCAACTACTCCCCGCTCTGCCCCCTGGGGTCTACATCACAGAGGGGAAAATCCCTCCCCAAAAGTAGGGTGAGGAAGGATGTGGGGAGCAGCGGAAGACGTGGGCCCCCTTCCTCACCAGGGGTGGTGCCAGGTCCAAACAGGAGCGGGAACCgggagagagtggggagggaaggcaggggagtGGGGCCCAGGAAGGAGCTGAGAAGTAACAGGAGCCCCAGCTCACCCCGGCGcgcccttcccccttccccgtCCCTGGCCTGGCCCCCTTTCCTTTTGGTGCCTCCATCCACAATCCCTCGCGTGTGGGGATGACCCCCGTCtctgcctcaccccaccccccacaccttcAGGTTCCTCTCCACCCTCGATGTGTCCATCCATGCCCACCCAGCCCTCTGCCCACCCAAGGAGTCCGTTCCTGGGCCCTTCCCAATCGGGGCCTCCCATCTCAGGCCCACATCCTTCCCCCCTCTTCCATCCAGACCTCCCCCAGTTCCTCTCTCCCAGGCTCCTTCCCAACATCCACGGCCCAGCCCCTCACCTTTGTGAGGTCCCTGTATCCCCCGATGCCtgccctgctgcctcctcctcctcctcttccctctcctccaacTCAGACAAGTTGCCCAGCACCTCCTGGCGTCCTCTGGGCAGGACTGGCTTCACCTCTACACTCTGAGCCACGACCCTTAGGACCTCCACGGGGGTAGGGGTCTGGGCCCCTGTGTCCCCCGTTCCCAGCCCTGAGAGACTGGGCCGTGGCAGGGCCACAGAGAGGGTGTAGGGCAGCGTGGCGGGCGGCCTggacccctccctccccgctcctCCCTGGCAGTCAGTCATCAAAGGGATGGCGTCCTGCTCTCGCAAGGGACAAGACCGACCCCCCAGCAGGGCCTTGCCTGAGCTCTTTGGGCTGCCCTTGCTCCCCACCAGGCTGCGGAAAAAGCGAAACATGGAGGAGCGGCCCAAAATTCGGGATTGAGGGCTTGAGGCTGGGGTCTCCATCCTGAGAAGGACCCTGACGCAGAGGGAGGGGCCGCAGCAGCCACCTCAGGACCAACTGCTTAAGAACAGAAGGAGTTTTCAGATGAAAACCTCCAGTTGGAAACTTCCAGGAGTTCTAGAAggcaaaggtgggggaggggtggggggagaaggaggggggaTGCGTTGGAGGCGGACAGCGCAAGGGTTTGAtgaggcaggggaagggggcCTGGGGACTCAGcctgaagggggagggggttggtgaGGCTCCAGGAgacactggggtggggggcaggtacAGGTGGCTGGAGGAACCCCACCTCTGAGAACGGGGTGGAGGCACGCAGCTCTCTCCACCCAGCCTGTCCTTCCCTGGCTGTGGCCGCTTCTGTCCTTGAGAACAGAGTCGCAGTctgccctccctcttctctcccctctcagCAACCAGCTGGCATGTGGCCAGGAGGTAGCACAGACCCACTGTGTTTTCATCTCTGTTTACCTGCCTGTCACATTCAGGATTTTTCTCTCCAGAGACCACCAAGGTGCTTGGCGCACAGGTCTTAATTGCACGCTGAATCTTAATTTAGTATTATTAGTCCTCATGGCACCTCCAGACCGACTATAAACCCAGCTCAGTGACCTTGGGAGAGGTTCCTTAAACCAGCCGagcctcagtttgttcatctgtaagacGGGTGTGGTCCACTGCACTTACTACCAAGGGTTGTTCCAAAGTGGTtttaaagtgcctggcacacagcagcgCTTAAGAAACCTCACCATCCGGGCTTTTTTTACTGACATTGATTAATGAAAGCAGGGGAAAGATCAAGGATGAGGACTGGGGATCAGGGGTGGGAaaagcagtgggggaggggagccaccCCGCCTGGGTGGGAGCCACTCTCTCGCTCTCTGCACCTGGGAGCCCAGACCGGGCCCCAGGCTGCAGGCTGGGGCATCCGCATCCGGCGGCCACAGAGCAACTTCCTCTAGAGGGAGCTGATTGGAGCTGGGAGCCGCCGGCACCTCTATGATCGTCACAGCCTCGCGGGTCCCCAGGGCCGCGCTGGGACCCGCAGAGGCTGCAACCAGACACCAGGAATTCACTGACGCCCCTTCCTGGGAGCCAGCCTGGGTACCTGACCCTGGGAGCAGCCACTGACCCCTCAAGATCTCCGGCCTCCATCCTGCGGAGCCATCCCGGGCCTGGGCCAGGGTCCGGGGAGGTAAGCCGGGAGGgtcctgcccctgctccccacccctggcGGTCCCAGACCCAGGGTGAGGCAGGGAGCCCGTGGGGAGCcccggcggggagggggaggcctcCAGGCTTGCCTGGGCAGCTCCACCAACCCCTGCTGGGGGCCTGATCCAGCCGGGGCTCCCTCTGGCTTCCCCTCAGACAGCTTACCCTCTTGCCCCGGCCCTGGGTGCCAGAGAATTGGGTGCCAAAGAACCAGGTTCTTCAGCAGGCTGGGGGATGGAGTGAGGTCACAGCCAAGGTCAAGGGCAGGGGGAGAACGGTCACAGTGCTTCCTGCTGCCCCTGGAGTCCTAAGACTAGGTCTGTAGCCAGGCTAGCTCTGCATCTCAGCCCAGGAAACATCCTGGGCCCAGCAAACCCAGCAGGTGGGGCACCGTGGACTCTCCCTACCAGGAAGTCAGGCCACTTGGATGGGGGCAGAGGTAGACCCAGGTCGGCAAAGGCCTCTGGCCCTGGGGCCGGTTCTGAGGCTCCACCTTCTCCCTAGCACTGATCCCCAGGGATGGTGGCAGAGGGAGTCAAGGTGCAACCAGCATCCTCCAGCCCTGCTGTCCTCGGGGCACTGGGTTTCAGGGACCAGCCCTGCTGTCCTGGGGGAACTGGGTTTCAGGGACCAGCCCTGCTGTCCTGGGGGAACTGGGTTTCAGGAAGAAGCTTCTGGGATGGGGGTGTGCCAGGCAAAGGTCTGTCTTAAGGAGGCTGGGCAcccaggggtggaggaggggagagttggtcttctccctgtccctgccctgaGACCGTGAAGGGGTGGAGAGCACAGGTGGTCTGGACCTTCCCCGAGCTTCTCCTGAGGCACTTTCGAAAATGGCTCCAGGCCTGAGAGGGAAgccggggagggggggaagggtaCACAGGCCCTcccagggaggagagggtggcTGTGTTTGGccccgggcagggctgggccgGGCCCTCCCTAGGGATAGgacggcggcggggggggggggggggggggcgggggggcgttggggggggggggcttacCGCCTGGATGATGGAGGCagctttggggtgggggaagtgaaGGGGGTGCAAATTGAAAGTGAAACAGCTTACGTCCAGGACACGCTCCCTCTGGGGAGGGTTACAGAGCAGCCTGGGGGTGTGGGCAGGACTGGAGGAATACAGGGGCTGGAGACAGGAGAGCGAGGGTGGCTCCTCAACCACCTGCCAGGCAGGCATGGGAAAGGCACAGGCGGGACGCAGACAGGGACAGCTGCCCTGGAAAGGACACCCTCTGAGGTCCACACACtggaaaataaatctgaaatgaGTGCTAAGTGGAGGATGGACTCATGGAAATTCAGAAAAGCAACCTGCCTCACATGtcccacctataaaatgggtatgACAGTGCGTCATGTGCTCTTTCCGTGTCCCATACCCCCTGGGGAGTACGCGCACATACGTGCTAGGAGTATACCATAGGCGCTCAGGAAGTGTTTGTGGCTGACAGGCCTGAGCTGGAAAACAGGTGTCTTCTGACTGGCCAAGGGGAAGTGGGACCTTTCGGGGACAGGCTTCATGGGTCATTGGCTGGAAGCTGGCAAGTCTGCTGTAAGCGTGTGCTGAGTAGGGTACAGGAGGTCCCGGGAGCAGTGGAAGGAAGCCCAGCCTCTGAAATTCGCCTCCCGGGCCCAGGAGTGGGGTGAGATGAGACTAGAGATCCACTTGGGCACCACTGTGTCCACCCCTCCCGGGGCCCTGGCTGATCCCTGGGTGGGAATCTCAGCTGCCCGGCCTTTCTCACCCCCAGTCTCCTTGAAGAACTGCCAGTGAAATACTCAGTACGTTCTTCGGACAGTGGGGTCTTTCGGGAGTGGGGGCCCCCTCCCTTCGTGTGCTGTTGGAACCTCTGGTCCCCATCTCTGCTTTCCTACCCACCCCCACAGGCTAACACTGCCCTTCTCGCCAGGACCTGAGAAATGGCATCTGGACAAGGCCCAGGTCCTCCCAGGCAGGGGTGCGGAGAGCCTGGCTCCTCCTCCGCTTCAGGTGAGGGTCTTTCTGCCTCTCATCCATCCCATAACCACCAGGGCCATCTGTGAGGATGCAGAGCGCGGACGTGGACAGGCTGGGCGGGGCTTACAGGCGGGCTGTCCCTCCTCAGTTTACTCACCTTGGGTAAAGGAGAAAAGCATCTCCCCACCCAatgccagggtgggggtgggggggtcttggCAGGGGGATGCGGAGGCTGGGGGAACGAGGCAGTGAGCAGGAGGGGGGCCCCGTGCCACCCTAGGGTGAggaaggggtgaggaggaggaaagaaaagtggGGTGTGGCTGCCCTATCCCTGCTGGGAGAAATAAGGAAGTAAATCGGCTTATCACCAAGTCAGGTCTGCTCAACGGGGAAAGGGATTGTTAGACTTTGGGGAGGAAGTAAGATGGCTGCCCCTCTTCACTCTTCCAAGGGGACTGTCAGGGACGCCTGCAGCTTGTGGTCCAGCACTGGCTGTTCCCTGGACTTTGGGTTCAGTCCCAGGCCCGTCACTATTTCCCAATGTGACTTTCCTGGGCCACGATTGCAAATTCTGTTTCCCACGTTCCCTAAGCCTTAAGGGCCAGGTGCCTTGGACACGCTAAAATAAAGTCAGGAACCCAAACGCCTGGGGTTCTACCCTGGCTGCACGGCTCACtccagctgtatgaccttgtgCAAGTTGTGGAAACAccgtgcctcggtttccccactcTGACCCCAGCTGGGGGTCACCTCCACAAGGCTGCTGTGAGAAGATTACTCTCCCCCGAGTCAGCCCTAGGTGTTAACGGAGGGCTAGAGGAGGGAAACCGGTGTCCACGGGCAGCGTGAACCAGCCCCAGAGCGATTCCTCCCTGACTCCCGGCTTTGACCCTCAGAGGAGCAGGTCGCCCGGGACACGGAGGAGGTCTTCCGCAGCTACGTCTACCACCGCCACCAGCAGGAGCAGGAGGCCGAGGGGGCGGCCGCACCCGCTGACCCGGAGATGGTCACCTTGGCCCTGGAGCCTAGCAGGTCAGCGGGGCTCCCTTTGCCCCCAGGGACGTGTTCAGGGAGCCGGAGGCCCCTGCGGGCTCACCACACAGCTGCTGGGAGCTGCGCAGGCCTGGGGGATCTTGTAGGGTTTTTCCCACGCCTCTCCTTTCTTATGTgggctcccacctccctcctggaCCTGGCACCCTCTGCAGCACATACGTGCCCCCTGCCCCTGGGCCCAGCCCTCAGGGCTGAGAACGAGGTCGGGACCTCCAAGGAGGCGGGCCCAAGGCCAGGGACACCTCAGGCGGGAGCCCTTCGCcgtgaacccaggccccagctcaCCCGCTGCCTCCCGTTCCTCCAGCACCATGGGGCAGGTGGGCCGCCAGCTGGCCATCATCGGGGATGACATCAACCGGCGCTACGACTCGGAGTTCCAGGCCATGTTGCAGCACCTGCAGCcaacagcagagaatgcctatgAGTATTTCACCAAGATTGCCTCGAGGTAGCTCCGGCCATTGCTTCTCCGCTGTGCCGTCACCACCACGCCGGGCCCTGCCCATGGGATGGGAGACATGCTTCTCTGTCGGTGTCAGGAGATGTGTTTGCCATCCCCGTGTCTGCTGTTAACTCACGCATGGCCTTGGGctcctgtctttctctttctgggccCCTCATCTTTGGTGCATAAGCTCACAGCCCTTGGGGGCTCTGGCACCAAGGACTTGACTTGTCAGATCAGGGCTGTAGAGGGGCTCGCAGTGGGGGTGTCTCCAGAGTGCCTCAGCCCACCCGGGACATGGCTGTCCTTCTGATGCGGAACCACATTTCACACCAAAGATGGTTGCTGGTCCTGGTTTCAGCCCACCAGGTCCTGGAAGTGGCTTCTAGATGCTATAATCTGGCGTCAGACAGGCAGCGGTTAAAGAGACCAGCAGCCTGGGCAAATCTCAGCTTTGCCATTTACCAGCTTTGTGAAACTTCCTAGCCTTCAGTTTCCTGGTCCGTAAAATAGGGGAAAtatgcttagaacagtgtccaTACTTAAAGGCATTAGACGTTGTCACCATCTGGGTTAAGGAGGTCAGTCTCAGTGTAGATACGAGGCTGAGGGTGAAGGCAGGAGTAGGAGACAGATTTAGAATCAGTGCTCAGAGCTGAAACATCCTGCCCGTGTCCTCAGAGGCCACCACCCACTCCACTGCGATTCCAGGACTGTCCTAACctcttctgtccttttctctctgctgtcCCTCGGGCTGCCAGACCAGCGGCCACGCCCACAGGTAATCTCCCTGCTGCCTCCATCGGCTCGCTCTGCCCTCCGTGCTCTGTGCCCCTTTgcccgtcccccccaccccaccccagcagcaGCGACCCACTCGTCTGCCCTCTGCGCTTTCTCCTTTCACAGAGACGCGGGCTCTTCCCAAATCGAGGCCAGGCTAGAGCAGCCTCCGTGGCCTCGATTCACAGCTAAGCCACGTTGCTTTCCCGctgggagagaggtgggggggccaagggggtgggagagggaaagcAGGATGAAGGGCCCTCGCGGGGTCTCCGCTGACTATGTCCTCGGCCCGCAGCCTGTTTGAGAGCGGCATCAACTGGGGCCGCGTGGTGGCTCTGCTGGGCTTTGGCTACCGCCTGGCCCTCCACGTCTACCAGCGCGGCCTAACCGGCTTCCTGGGCCAAGTGACCCGCTTCGTGGCCGACTTCATGTTGCATCGCTGCATTGCCCGGTGGATCGCGCAGAGGGGCGGCTGGGTGAGTGCCCAAGCACTGACCGCCTCCCTGCTCCTGGGGCCGGCCCTCTCCCAGCCCGCCAGCCCCCTGAcgaccactctctctctcctggcaGGTGGCAGCCCTGGACTTGGGAAACGGCCCCATTCTGAACGTGCTGATAGTGCTGGGTGTGGTTTTGTTGGGCCAGTTTGTGGTACGAAGATTCTTCAAGTCATGACTCCTGGAGGGGCCCTTTGGGGTCCTGAGACCCCTGCGTGGACTTTGGCCcagcctgctcccctcccctcctcccctgcaggggTCCCCCCCTTAAGAACACAGACGCTTTAGCCAGTGGGCACTCCAGCTTTGGAGGGCCCCTGCTCAGGGGTCTGTCAGACGGCAGAGGTGCCCCCACATTGCATGGTGCTAAGGGCCCCCTCTCAGAGAGGGGCTGCGGCCCCCTCCCGTAGCTCTCTGGGACCCCCCTCAGCCCTGTCCGCTGGGGGTTGGGCAGAGGGATAACTTGGGGAAGAGGCTGGGAGCCACTTCTCCCCAAGGCGTTATTAAGGGTTTTAGCTTTTTATAATATCCTTGGGAGGGCAccgcccccttcccacccccattcccacccctcTGTCCAAAGCCAGGATGTCTGGGGTGTGGCGGTGAACAGCCCTACCATTCCCCAGGATTCAGCTGTTCTGGAAGGTCAGAGCTTAAAAGCCGGGCCTGGAGCCCAGTCCTGGCCCCTCCTGAGCATCATGTCCCCCCAGGAACGGGaccggggggggggtggggacgaCGTACTGCTCAGGGCTCTCcccccactgcccctgccccatGTTGCCGCTGCAGTTGGACTCTCAGGGATTCTGGGGGGTGCGGCCCATCAGCGCCCGCCGAGCTGGCCTCCTGAGGCCCTagctcttccccttccccttccctccgaCCACCTGCTGTCCACGCCTCACCTCAGCTCACGACAAGTGACGCTCACCCCACCCCTGTCCCTCAGGAGAAGGAAGGCCGGGGTCTTGGGTGAGGGGCGTGCCGAGGCCTCCTCTTCGCCCGGACTACAGGGTTCAGGCCTGCGGTTTGTTATTGTCAGGGAAAGGGCGTAGGGAGCTCATCTGGACGTTTCTGAGTGAGAGAAGGGATATTCACACCGCTAGGAAACCCAGGGTTGGGAGCGTCCCTCATGGCCTGGGCACAGTGTAATCTGGGGGTACAGACAGAGGAAATGTGAATACTTGAACTCCACCCCAATCTCTACACTTCGCACGCcacacctgccccagcccctcctgaCGGGCGGGCAGAAGTGCACAGCCTAGGGGTCTGGAGGTCAGGGGAGGGGAGTTCTTGATTAAGCCAAAtgcagggaggggatgcagaTGCAGCCAGCTGGCCACCTCCCACCCTCGAGTGTATCTGAAAATAAACTGCAATCCCCCCACTCCCACTTGGCCATTTTTGTCTCCTCTACTACGCCTCTCTCCATCAGGCTGGACTGGGGGAACCTGGGCACGCCTGATTTTTACTAACAGGTCTCATCTCCCACCTCCAGAATCCTGTGGAGGGTTAGGTGTGTTGCTCCAGCCCGCTAGAAGGCCTtggcccctccccactcctctgtAGCCTCTTCTCCAGaacttccttcatttctttgggTTTCCAGCAAGTTTCCCATCCCTACAGGAAGTCGGGGTCTCCAAACTGCTAGGCTCTGGCTGCAGATTTGGTGGAGCAGCTGCACCCGCCTGGGGACCCCCACAGGCCTGGCCTGAATTCTTCTCCCTTCTGGGGGCCACCACCCACGCCTGGGTCCACCTGGGACACAGTGTCCTCACTCCCTCTTCCCAATGTCCCCACAGCTAGCACACACACAGGGCTTTTCATTCTAGGAGTTTTGTGCAGCATGGGAGTCCCTGTGGGGACGCAGCCAGGGGTGATAAAAATAACAAGCACGGGGGCGCTTAAATGTTCCAAAATCTACAAAGCCTTTCCAGTCCTGGGCACCCTGGTCTGTTTTCTGACACCCTTCCAAAGTGGTCACATGCAAGTCCTAAAGGACTCGGGCTTCTCTTTCACTACTACCTCGAGGGCATCATGCCAATCCCCCGGGCCCTCCGACTTGCTCTTCAAAGAGTCCACGGACTGATACTGCAGTCACAGACGGGGGGCCCCTGCAACAGTGGTGGCTGGAAGGGTGGGGGCTACAGGCCCCCTGCAATTTCCTGCAGGAAAAGCTTGTAGACCACATTTATGGAACACACCCTGGCGGGCTTTATGCTGAGAATTTATCATACATGCCCAATCAGGAGGTATTATAGTCGGTGACCAGGATGGAGGGGGCGCCAacctcccactttacagataaggaaactgaggtacctGCCCTGAATCACCAGGTAGAAAGGGCTGGGAGCTGGCACTTGCCACCAGGATACTGGCTCGAGGTTTTACGTGGAGGccggaggggtgggggctggggccgtTGGTCTCGAGCACAAGTCggccaaggggtgggggtggaggggggccgcCTACCCGCCCCGCGGGAGGGAACCACGCGACCCCCCTGAGAACGCCAGGAGGTGGGCCGGCTGCCCGGGCCCAAGATGGCAGCCGCAGCGTCAAGCGCGCAAGCGTGCCCCTTCGTGGGCGGGGCCTCGGGGcgcacctcccaccccctcccggcTGGAGGCCGGAAGAAaggtgggtggtggtggcagctgTGTGGCCTCTGCACCTGTAAGAAAGGCATTAGAACGCTCTCCTGAAAGGCGTGGGGAGCCCCAAAAGGTTTTGGCCTGTATGTAGCCTTGCACTCCACCCTCTATTCTGCCAGGATGAAGTTGCCAAAACAGAAATCTAAATACATCCCCAAGCTGTGAGGCATGCGAAGTTAGGAGGGAGAGAATAAGGTAGGGGCTATGGGGGTATAGGGAGAAGATGGGCTCTGCAGGTATTAAGGAACTTAAATTCTTCTCACGATTTGTGGTCCTTCTGAAACTGTAGTTTCGTCTTCTCCAAAGAGGCCTAGATTCCTCAGTCTGTGGTGCCACTGAGCTGGGGCAACACAGCCTAGGAAGGAGCGTGTTCAGATGTGATGCTCAGTTGTGCAGGGTCTGTGTAAACACCTGCCTTGCCTCGTGCGCGGCGCCTCCCCGTCCCCACCCCGTAGCTTACCTTCATGTATTTGTTTTACCGCCTCTGAaaaaagttgtttgtttgtttgctttataaatttatttacttattggctgcactgggtcttcgttgctgcacgtgggctttccctagttgcagaaagtgggggctacgcttcattgtggtgcacaggctcctcattgcagtggtttctcttgttgcagagcatgaggtctaggcgtgtgggcttcagtagttgcagcacacaggctcaagagttgtggcacacaggcttagttgctctgaagcatgtgggatcttcctggagcagggatcgagcccctgtcccctgcattggcaggcggattcttaaccactgcgccacctagaaagtccctgaaaaaagtttattttaggtCACTGGGTGTCCATCCAAATGAGAAAATCCTCCCTTTGCCCAAACCACTCAATacgttttttctttgtttgttttttggtttttgttttcttatttggttgggccgggtcttagttgctgcagacaagctccttagttgcagctcactgactctttagttgtggcattcgaactcttagttgtggcatgcatgtgtgatctagttccctgaccaaggatggcactggggccccctgcattggcagtgcagAGTttcagccactgcaccaccagggaagtgccactCAGTACATTGTCTGAACAAGTTTTTAAGACCTAACCATCTGAAtagcattaaaattaaattaattcattattcattagttaattaaaataattaaaacaaccATATCTTGCTCCAGTTGTACACACCAAGGATGTAAAGGCCTGGATCAAAGACACTTGTAAAATCCGATTTAGTTCAATCTAAGCAGAACATAAGCagaacagatgtgtgtgtgtgtgtgtgtgtgtgtgtgtgtgtatgtgagagaaagagagagacagagagacagagacagagagaatggagTTACAAGAGATTGCCGGAGGTATCTAAATGTCAAGGACCAGAAAATCAGCAAAACCTAGTTTATGGGACATGGTCACCAATTGCCAAACACCATAAAAAGATGGACATCAGACTACTGAGATATAAAAGATGGGGGAAGAGGAGGTATTCAGCCCACCAGTTAACAAGAACAAAAAGCAGTAGTCTGGCCTATTGAGCACGTGACTGGAAGCAGATCCCTGGCAAACTGTATGAATGAATCAAAGGAGGGACAGCCTCACAAGACCAAGTGATGGAATAACGCGGGCAGAAATTGGACTTTTCTGAGAGAAGTCAATAGCCAAAGAGACAAAAGCTACAGCATCTCCCTCCCCCTGGGGTATGGGATTTGGCAACGGATGCAGGCAGGCACCAAACGGCTGCCTGTGAGCATGTGAGTGTGCTTGTGTACGTGGGGGCGGGG
It contains:
- the LOC130831629 gene encoding gametogenetin-binding protein 1-like encodes the protein METPASSPQSRILGRSSMFRFFRSLVGSKGSPKSSGKALLGGRSCPLREQDAIPLMTDCQGGAGREGSRPPATLPYTLSVALPRPSLSGLGTGDTGAQTPTPVEVLRVVAQSVEVKPVLPRGRQEVLGNLSELEEREEEEEEAAGQASGDTGTSQRGHFAQALVVEQGCTQRAMGPLEVSPEAFTREEEEECLLDGDLRLASSKVGAAPWNRLLSFYKQLQKSALTKFPLKEGLPCEEKGEEEETEEEDSSLKLCVPGIVTLQSPLHETFRSTDTVGFVESELKKLLVVQRQSRLWKMGGHEGQELLAQPEITLEEVGIVDGQHLLLEEVDEMGNWPPE
- the BAK1 gene encoding bcl-2 homologous antagonist/killer — encoded protein: MASGQGPGPPRQGCGEPGSSSASEEQVARDTEEVFRSYVYHRHQQEQEAEGAAAPADPEMVTLALEPSSTMGQVGRQLAIIGDDINRRYDSEFQAMLQHLQPTAENAYEYFTKIASSLFESGINWGRVVALLGFGYRLALHVYQRGLTGFLGQVTRFVADFMLHRCIARWIAQRGGWVAALDLGNGPILNVLIVLGVVLLGQFVVRRFFKS